The following coding sequences are from one Fibrobacter sp. UBA4297 window:
- a CDS encoding SUMF1/EgtB/PvdO family nonheme iron enzyme, giving the protein MKKILFLLITCFSMSNAYQYIVYDMNGKNRGTFNGVVNKQTLVKLARENHGSVLVKKNISKNNDLIKNRNKKNFDLALIKQSPRNFVLNIDSLNSETWLEIEKNEIVKICIDNPVLAWETSLNSSIFNDSCLAFQAPILVGVEKIKVFFPEPNVSHNINLAVGMKFLNLKNEEVVLGYNEESENFYRKVGFPRYYDMERFATVKGTFLVDKYPVTNCDYLQMMWDSIPREATLDAPFIQEVHKDWISRKKNIIHNEECEVHDTAAPQISLYQAMKYANARSIRDGLKPYYYFSKAEAKFESIIPNGYIIVYWDFKDINSRHLKVSIDKTSDGYRLPYLDEWMMFARGGDKKNKAPWGDPATVSLEEASKYAIFTTDLKSDNETEPVGQLRPNGYGLYDIFGLVEERVLLKGILFGNFGFPSCLKGGVYTIKDTVGEFSSARPYWRELNYGYFGTGTSGLSGFRLIRNIGNNASVENIKYKVEDYWFD; this is encoded by the coding sequence ATGAAAAAAATATTATTTTTATTAATCACATGTTTCTCGATGTCTAATGCTTATCAATATATTGTATATGATATGAATGGTAAAAACAGAGGAACATTCAATGGAGTCGTAAACAAGCAAACTCTAGTCAAATTAGCCAGAGAGAACCATGGTTCCGTATTAGTTAAAAAAAATATTTCGAAAAATAACGACCTAATAAAAAATCGGAATAAAAAAAATTTTGACTTAGCCTTAATAAAACAAAGTCCAAGGAACTTTGTTTTGAACATAGACTCATTAAATTCAGAAACTTGGCTTGAAATCGAAAAAAACGAAATCGTCAAAATCTGCATTGACAATCCAGTTCTCGCATGGGAAACTTCATTAAATTCAAGTATTTTTAATGATTCTTGCCTTGCATTCCAAGCACCAATACTTGTAGGCGTTGAAAAAATAAAAGTATTCTTCCCTGAGCCCAATGTTTCCCATAATATCAATTTAGCCGTCGGGATGAAGTTTCTCAATTTAAAAAATGAAGAAGTTGTATTAGGATATAACGAAGAAAGCGAAAATTTTTATAGGAAAGTAGGCTTTCCAAGATATTATGATATGGAAAGATTTGCAACTGTTAAAGGAACATTTTTGGTTGATAAATATCCTGTAACAAACTGTGATTATCTGCAAATGATGTGGGACAGCATACCAAGAGAAGCAACACTTGATGCTCCATTTATACAAGAAGTTCATAAAGACTGGATTTCGAGAAAAAAAAACATCATACACAATGAAGAATGTGAAGTTCACGACACTGCAGCCCCCCAAATTTCGCTCTATCAAGCAATGAAATACGCAAACGCACGCAGTATCCGCGATGGATTAAAACCATATTATTACTTTTCGAAAGCCGAAGCAAAATTTGAAAGTATTATACCGAATGGCTACATCATCGTTTATTGGGATTTCAAAGATATAAATAGCAGACATTTAAAAGTCTCTATTGACAAAACATCAGATGGCTACAGGCTTCCATATTTAGATGAATGGATGATGTTCGCTCGTGGAGGAGATAAAAAAAACAAAGCTCCTTGGGGAGATCCTGCAACAGTCTCATTAGAAGAAGCATCGAAATATGCCATATTTACAACAGACTTAAAATCCGATAACGAAACTGAACCTGTAGGGCAATTGCGTCCTAATGGATATGGACTTTATGACATATTCGGATTGGTTGAAGAACGCGTTTTACTGAAAGGAATACTTTTTGGCAATTTTGGATTTCCAAGTTGTCTAAAAGGAGGTGTATATACAATAAAGGATACAGTTGGAGAATTCAGTTCAGCTCGCCCATATTGGAGAGAACTCAATTATGGATATTTTGGAACAGGAACATCCGGTCTTTCAGGTTTTCGATTAATTAGAAACATTGGCAATAACGCTTCAGTAGAAAACATCAAATATAAGGTTGAAGACTACTGGTTTGATTAG
- a CDS encoding formylglycine-generating enzyme family protein, which translates to MKKLLILTAACFALSNAQQYKIYDMNGKNLGTYNGEVSKQTLILFAKNNHGSVLVKKNNSKENKFYSTKTLKNLTLAQINQATQNIELSYDSLNEEKWIEVEKNEIVKICQSNRVFAWETSLNSRIINDSCLAFQAPTLNGVESISVYLSDSNSAQKINLAVGMKYLNFKNEEVLLGYNSYDEESLKLSRNCVTEKGTIDCTPQNEDPERIVKVTGTYLVDKYPITNCEFIQATWDNIPNKSPHLNLSIKNRHDEWISRKKNSIHNGKCDVHDTAASTVTLYQAIKYANARSNREGLKPYYTFAQTSTNKEDIQPNGYVILGLDFEWPSISNDEGFIQVSEDHSSNGYRLPYYDEWMMLARGGSKEVVSPWGDPSKDTTLTLDDMMKYGTFTTTKPHSEKEIHHSEPVGQKQPNGYGLYDMFGLVGEHVLMKYEIWSNFYNPSCRKGGEYRVKLEDDDYSLSTYWKHISFGHFRAGHWGAFDGFRLIRNIGNDAKWENIESGTK; encoded by the coding sequence ATGAAGAAACTTCTTATTCTAACAGCAGCATGCTTTGCTTTATCAAATGCGCAGCAATACAAAATATACGACATGAACGGCAAAAATCTCGGGACTTACAATGGAGAAGTAAGCAAGCAAACTCTAATTCTCTTTGCTAAAAATAATCATGGTTCTGTTTTAGTAAAAAAAAACAATTCAAAAGAAAATAAATTCTATAGTACTAAAACATTAAAAAACCTAACATTAGCCCAAATCAACCAAGCAACGCAAAACATAGAGTTAAGTTACGATTCTCTGAATGAAGAAAAATGGATTGAAGTTGAAAAGAACGAAATCGTCAAAATCTGCCAATCAAATCGGGTTTTCGCCTGGGAAACTTCGTTAAATTCAAGGATTATTAACGATTCATGCCTAGCATTTCAAGCACCAACGCTTAACGGCGTCGAATCTATTAGTGTTTATTTATCAGATTCAAATTCTGCGCAAAAAATTAATCTAGCTGTAGGCATGAAATATTTAAATTTCAAGAATGAAGAAGTCTTGTTAGGATATAATAGTTATGATGAAGAATCCCTAAAATTAAGCAGAAATTGCGTAACAGAAAAGGGAACTATAGATTGCACGCCACAAAATGAAGATCCGGAAAGGATTGTTAAGGTAACCGGAACATATTTAGTCGATAAATACCCCATAACAAATTGTGAATTTATTCAAGCTACATGGGATAACATACCGAATAAATCTCCACATTTAAATCTATCAATAAAAAATCGACATGATGAATGGATATCAAGAAAAAAAAATAGTATACATAACGGAAAATGCGACGTTCATGACACAGCTGCAAGCACAGTCACGCTATATCAAGCAATAAAATACGCAAATGCACGCAGCAACCGTGAAGGACTAAAGCCCTATTATACATTTGCACAAACAAGTACAAACAAAGAAGACATTCAGCCTAACGGTTATGTCATCCTAGGTCTAGATTTTGAATGGCCCAGCATAAGCAACGATGAAGGCTTCATCCAAGTTTCAGAAGACCATTCATCTAACGGTTATAGACTCCCATATTATGATGAATGGATGATGTTGGCTCGCGGAGGAAGTAAAGAGGTTGTATCACCTTGGGGAGACCCATCGAAAGACACGACTTTAACACTAGACGATATGATGAAATATGGCACATTCACAACAACAAAACCACATAGCGAAAAAGAAATTCACCATTCTGAACCAGTAGGACAAAAACAACCCAATGGATATGGTCTATACGACATGTTCGGTTTAGTTGGAGAACACGTCCTTATGAAGTATGAAATTTGGTCTAATTTTTACAACCCTTCATGTAGAAAAGGTGGTGAATATCGAGTCAAATTAGAAGATGACGATTATTCTCTAAGTACCTATTGGAAACATATTAGTTTTGGACATTTTCGAGCTGGCCATTGGGGGGCTTTTGATGGTTTCCGCCTAATCCGCAATATTGGCAACGACGCCAAATGGGAAAACATAGAATCAGGAACAAAGTAA
- a CDS encoding DUF3467 domain-containing protein, whose translation MSEEKKVVSNEPEVVWNDSNMNSLYVNATNVVAGREEVMVLLGVNRAWKMNQEKVDVDLAERVVMTPFTAKRLAIMLGATLKAYETKYGKIEIGIPEVNKG comes from the coding sequence ATGTCCGAAGAAAAAAAAGTTGTTTCTAACGAACCAGAAGTCGTATGGAACGACTCGAACATGAATAGCCTTTATGTTAATGCGACTAATGTTGTTGCCGGTCGTGAAGAAGTTATGGTGCTCTTGGGCGTAAACCGCGCTTGGAAAATGAATCAGGAAAAGGTCGATGTTGACCTTGCTGAACGCGTGGTGATGACTCCGTTTACAGCAAAACGCCTTGCGATTATGCTTGGTGCAACCCTCAAGGCATACGAAACCAAGTACGGAAAAATCGAAATCGGTATCCCTGAAGTCAATAAGGGTTAA
- a CDS encoding FISUMP domain-containing protein, whose amino-acid sequence MRKFGMNSVIASIAKQSLLALFLSIALIACGGDSGTSPNSEEKDSSSSVQKDESSSSVKKQSSSSVTKTSSSSSVIPASSANRPSSSSKKGDAGTESGMTSSSSSKVSSSSSAKATSSSSSVKTVSSSSVALSSSSKQSSSSKKVESSSSQKIVSSSSVAPASSSSKKESSSSEYVPFDHSHALAADWRIGENRYKTFVDPRNGRSYYYITITGRDTNLTTSTITVMAENLNIGKMVLGENEQNDDSEIERYCYNNDTTKCDEFGGLYQWAEMMQLPSRCNTESCADLIQKNHQGICPEGWRLFTYNDYRIVRFSEGNEEHGVAGLRSGYRFNGYNTTGFSLVGAGYRSEEKKFENLNEYAFWFFPTEKASEKAYVGLISITNDDGISESDWSIKQEGLSVRCVKLE is encoded by the coding sequence ATGAGAAAATTTGGAATGAATAGCGTCATTGCGAGCATTGCGAAGCAATCTCTGCTAGCTCTTTTCTTGTCCATAGCCCTTATCGCTTGTGGCGGCGACAGCGGTACGTCACCCAATAGCGAAGAAAAAGATTCTTCCAGCAGCGTTCAAAAGGATGAATCTTCTTCCTCGGTCAAGAAGCAGTCTTCATCAAGTGTGACGAAGACATCTTCTTCCTCTTCAGTCATTCCCGCTTCAAGCGCGAATCGCCCTTCAAGTAGCAGTAAAAAAGGCGATGCCGGAACGGAGTCCGGCATGACAAGTAGCAGTTCCTCGAAGGTTTCCTCTTCGTCATCGGCGAAGGCTACTTCTTCCTCATCTTCTGTCAAGACTGTTTCTTCTTCTTCCGTTGCTCTGAGCAGTAGCAGTAAGCAATCCTCTTCTAGCAAAAAAGTTGAGTCTAGTTCTAGCCAAAAGATTGTCTCGTCATCTTCTGTCGCTCCTGCATCGAGTTCAAGTAAAAAAGAGTCTAGCAGTAGCGAGTATGTTCCGTTTGATCATTCGCATGCACTTGCTGCGGATTGGCGTATTGGTGAAAATCGTTATAAGACTTTTGTTGATCCTCGTAATGGACGTAGCTATTATTATATCACAATTACTGGCAGAGATACCAATCTTACAACATCAACGATAACCGTAATGGCAGAAAATTTAAATATTGGTAAGATGGTTCTTGGTGAAAACGAGCAGAATGACGATTCTGAAATAGAACGCTACTGCTATAATAACGATACTACAAAATGTGATGAATTTGGCGGACTTTACCAGTGGGCGGAGATGATGCAACTGCCGAGCCGCTGTAATACCGAAAGTTGTGCTGATTTAATTCAGAAAAATCACCAAGGAATATGCCCTGAAGGTTGGCGCTTGTTTACGTATAATGATTATAGAATCGTAAGGTTTTCTGAAGGTAATGAAGAACATGGTGTTGCAGGACTGCGTTCTGGATACCGCTTTAACGGCTACAATACTACAGGTTTCTCCCTTGTTGGTGCGGGGTATAGGTCTGAAGAAAAAAAATTTGAAAATTTGAATGAATATGCATTTTGGTTTTTCCCGACAGAGAAGGCTAGCGAAAAAGCGTATGTGGGGCTTATTTCGATTACCAACGATGATGGTATTTCTGAGAGTGATTGGAGTATAAAACAAGAAGGACTCTCTGTCCGCTGCGTAAAGCTCGAATAG